A genomic region of Drosophila kikkawai strain 14028-0561.14 chromosome X, DkikHiC1v2, whole genome shotgun sequence contains the following coding sequences:
- the LOC108080118 gene encoding CWF19-like protein 2 homolog, which translates to MSYIQFESGREKDKARQELRNARAEMLQQAKERAELREQRERQKELRGEADWMLPAVAKKLEKSAAPKKSKKKRDKHKSKSKSSKVRKSSKKSKKRHKKSSSSESSDSEASDSSTSSSSSASSEEQRRRKKKKSKSKRNRKDESSEEEWVERSAPVAERPPEESKSLQRDSWMTSEALVLKTFSKERKEPAKPNEKLQQIDAYDPAKSGRELNPYWKSNGTGLPGFQRPQADDDDDRPTRKHLLPPAQSTASRGWRKATAKVPSPESRRRSRSPSKSASSAEEEAVEPDEPEEKASPGCLTDEQINELAGKAIKAELKGKTELAAELNQQLEAARKARVEFIASGKSITNRKPSKAKSSAPEHVLLTKTDQSGNVRPLVQAKATTAAPSDPRDLYGGRRGQKRSSSKKVDTHVDGQRVRYFADDDRYDIKQMFEREKHATAAESNLQYADILSKHKNPNDDLEDIFADRVRKNISAGDAEQRELQSAIREHEKLAASLENCERCFDSAKLDKQLLVSMGEKIYLSLPWYVGLQGGHCILTTLQHVSCCTQLDEDAWEELSSFRKALTRMFAARNQDVVFYEIANKLHRRPHVSVHCIPIPASKGEMAPFYFKKAIEESEQEWCINKQLVSLRQKSLRAAIPKGLPYVWVHFGMDSGFAHVIEDQDRFPANFAQEIIGGMLELNPNAWRKPRKEQNPIGKVKSFAENWKKFDCTEQ; encoded by the exons atgAGCTACATACAATTTGAGAGTGGCAGGGAAAAGGACAAGGCCCGACAGGAGCTGCGGAACGCCCGCGCCGAGATGCTCCAGCAGGCCAAGGAGCGGGCCGAGCTCCGGGAGCAGCGGGAACGGCAAAAGGAACTGCGCGGCGAGGCCGACTGGATGCTGCCCGCAGTGGCCAAGAAGCTGGAGAAGTCCGCTGCGCCAAAGAAGTCAAAGAAGAAGCGGGACAAGCACAAATCAAAGTCCAAGTCCTCGAAGGTCAGAAAGTCCTCGAAGAAAAGCAAGAAACGTCACaagaagagcagcagcagcgagagCAGCGACAGTGAAGCCTCCGATTCCAGCACCAGTTCCAGCTCATCCGCGTCCAGTGAGGAGCAAAGGAGACGCAAGAAGAAGAAGTCCAAGTCGAAGCGAAACCGCAAAGATGAAAGCAGTGAGGAGGAGTGGGTGGAGCGGAGTGCCCCCGTAGCGGAAAGGCCTCCCGAGGAGTCGAAATCCCTACAACGCGACAGCTGGATGACCAGCGAGGCCCTTGTGCTGAAAACCTTCTCCAAAGAACGCAAGGAGCCGGCCAAGCCCAACGAGAAACTGCAGCAAATCGACGCCTACGATCCGGCCAAAAGCGGGCGCGAGTTGAATCCCTACTGGAAGAGCAACGGGACGGGCCTGCCTGGCTTCCAGAGGCCCCAGgccgacgatgacgacgacagGCCAACCCGGAAGCATTTGCTTCCCCCCGCACAGAGTACCGCCTCGCGCGGCTGGCGAAAAGCTACAGCCAAGGTTCCCAGTCCAGAAAGCAGAAGAAGGAGCAGATCTCCCTCAAAAAGTGCCTCTTcagcggaggaggaggcggtggagCCGGATGAGCCTGAAGAGAAAGCTAGCCCAGGTTGCCTCACGGACGAGCAAATCAACGAGCTCGCCGGAAAGGCCATCAAGGCGGAGCTCAAGGGCAAGACAGAGCTGGCAGCTGAACTAAACCAGCAGCTTGAGGCTGCCCGCAAGGCAAGGGTGGAGTTCATTGCCTCCGGCAAATCAATAACGAACAGAAAGCCATCGAAGGCCAAGAGCTCTGCTCCAGAGCATGTGCTGCTGACCAAGACGGATCAGAGTGGGAATGTGCGTCCCCTGGTGCAGGCCAAGGCGACGACGGCGGCGCCCAGCGATCCTCGCGATTTGTACGGTGGGCGTAGGGGCCAGAAGCGCAGTAGCAGCAAGAAGGTGGACACGCACGTGGACGGACAGCGGGTGCGATACTTTGCCGACGACGACCGCTACGACATCAAGCAGATG TTCGAACGGGAGAAGCATGCCACGGCCGCCGAGTCCAACCTGCAGTACGCCGACATTCTGTCCAAGCACAAGAATCCCAACGACGATCTGGAGGATATATTTGCCGACAGGGTGCGGAAAAACATTTCGGCTGGCGATGCCGAGCAGCGGGAGCTGCAGAGCGCCATTCGGGAGCACGAGAAGCTGGCAGCCAGTTTGGAGAACTGCGAACGCTGCTTCGACTCCGCTAAGCTGGACAAGCAGTTGCTGGTGTCAATGGGCGAGAAGATCTACCTCAGTTTGCCCTGGTACGTGGGCCTGCAGGGCGGTCACTGCATTCTAACGACCCTGCAGCACGTGTCCTGCTGCACGCAGCTGGACGAGGATGCCTGGGAGGAGCTGAGCAGCTTCCGCAAGGCACTCACCCGCATGTTTGCCGCCCGGAACCAGGATGTCGTCTTCTATGAGATCGCCAATAAGCTTCATCGTCGTCCCCATGTCAGCGTCCACTGCATTCCCATTCCCGCCAGCAAGGGCGAGATGGCACCTTTTTACTTCAAGAAGGCCATCGAGGAGTCGGAGCAGGAGTGGTGCATCAACAAGCAGCTGGTTTCGCTGCGCCAAAAATCGCTGCGCGCGGCCATACCCAAGGGTCTGCCCTACGTCTGGGTGCACTTTGGCATGGACTCGGGATTTGCGCACGTGATCGAGGACCAAGACCGCTTCCCCGCTAACTTTGCCCAG GAAATAATTGGCGGAATGCTGGAGCTAAATCCAAATGCTTGGCGCAAGCCGCGAAAGGAGCAAAACCCCATTGGCAAGGTCAAGTCGTTTGCCGAGAACTGGAAGAAATTTGACTGTACGGAGCAGTGA
- the Sec61gamma gene encoding protein transport protein Sec61 gamma-2 subunit produces the protein MDKVVKFAEPGRAFAKDSIRLVKRCTKPDRKEFQKIAIATAIGFCIMGFIGFFVKLIHIPINNIIVGS, from the coding sequence ATGGACAAGGTTGTTAAGTTCGCCGAGCCTGGACGCGCCTTTGCCAAGGACTCTATCCGCCTGGTGAAGCGCTGCACCAAGCCCGACCGCAAGGAGTTCCAGAAGATTGCCATCGCCACCGCCATTGGCTTCTGCATCATGGGCTTCATTGGCTTCTTCGTCAAGCTGATACACATTCCCATCAACAACATCATTGTGGGCTCCTAA
- the LOC108080013 gene encoding pyridoxal phosphate phosphatase PHOSPHO2 yields MSSNSSSDAVAVAKAVASCRLVKQQRRRLAAFDFDHTIVSQNTDTVVRDLLPTEVTSARAHELVENDCWTEYMGEVFRLLHEQQVPEARIRDTIRGIPEVPGFVRLIKHLAKRMQFDLIIISDSNSVFIEEWLRAHNLADCFLAVFTNPAEFDATGRLVVRAHHQQSDCKLSASNLCKGRVLEHFVIEQDLRRSIRYDHVFYVGDGNNDICPVLRQRACDFACARSGFAMEKHLLRNRSKLKLRAQLLVWKSGFDLMDQMLALPQLQTPAPNLSPNPNLGAAGDGNGPEDGQQAEMARRASAAATAGQAKSPN; encoded by the coding sequence ATGTCCTCGAATTCGTCCTCGGACGCCGTAGCGGTGGCCAAGGCCGTGGCCAGCTGCAGGCTGGTGAAGCAGCAGCGCCGTCGCCTGGCGGCCTTCGACTTTGACCACACAATTGTGTCGCAGAATACCGATACGGTGGTGCGCGACCTGCTGCCCACGGAGGTGACCAGTGCCCGCGCCCACGAGCTGGTGGAGAACGACTGCTGGACGGAGTACATGGGCGAGGTGTTTCGTTTGCTGCACGAGCAACAAGTGCCAGAGGCGCGCATTCGCGACACCATCCGCGGCATCCCCGAGGTGCCAGGATTCGTGCGGCTGATCAAGCACCTGGCCAAGCGGATGCAGTTCGACCTAATCATCATCAGCGACTCGAATAGTGTGTTTATCGAGGAGTGGCTGCGGGCCCACAACCTGGCCGACTGCTTCCTGGCTGTCTTTACCAATCCGGCCGAGTTTGATGCCACCGGGCGGCTGGTGGTCCGTGCCCATCACCAACAGTCGGACTGCAAGCTGAGCGCCAGTAACTTGTGCAAGGGCCGTGTCCTGGAGCACTTTGTCATCGAGCAGGACCTGCGGCGCAGCATTCGCTACGACCATGTCTTCTATGTGGGTGACGGCAACAACGACATCTGCCCGGTGCTCCGGCAGCGGGCCTGTGACTTTGCCTGCGCCCGCAGTGGCTTCGCCATGGAGAAGCATTTGCTGCGCAACCGCAGCAAATTGAAGCTGCGCGCCCAGCTGCTGGTGTGGAAGAGTGGCTTCGACCTGATGGACCAGATGCTGGCCTTGCCGCAGCTCCAGACCCCGGCTCCAAATCTCAGCCCGAACCCGAACTTGGGTGCCGCCGGCGACGGCAATGGGCCGGAGGATGGCCAGCAGGCCGAGATGGCTCGACGGGCATCGGCAGCCGCTACCGCCGGGCAGGCCAAGTCGCCGAATTAA
- the Rcd-1 gene encoding CCR4-NOT transcription complex subunit 9 gives MSAQPSPLMNPQQQQQSEQEKVYQWINELAHPDTRETALLELSKKRETDLAPMLWNSFGTACALLQEIVNIYPSITPPTLTAHQSNRVCNALALLQCVASHPETRTAFLQAQIPLYLYPFLSTTSKTRPFEYLRLTSLGVIGALVKTDEQEVITFLLTTEIVPLCLSIMDSGSELSKTVATFIIQKILLDESGLSYICQTYERFSHVAITLGKMVIQLSKDPCARLLKHVVRCYLRLSDNTRARKALGQCLPDQLRDGTFALCLQDDKSTKQWLQMLLKNLELGATPQQIGMSPLGS, from the exons ATGAGTGCCCAGCCCAGCCCCCTCATGAacccccagcagcagcagcagagcgaGCAGGAGAAG GTGTACCAATGGATCAACGAACTGGCGCACCCCGATACCCGCGAGACGGCCTTGCTAGAGCTGAGCAAGAAGCGTGAGACCGACTTGGCCCCCATGCTGTGGAACAGCTTTGGGACGGCCTGCGCCTTGCTGCAGGAGATTGTCAACATTTATCCGTCTATAACGCCGCCGACGCTGACGGCGCATCAGTCGAATCGCGTATGCAATGCTCTGGCTCTGCTGCAGTGCGTCGCATCGCACCCGGAGACGCGCACGGCCTTCCTGCAAGCCCAGATACCGCTATACCTGTATCCTTTCTTGTCGACCACCTCCAAGACCAGACCTTTCGAGTACCTGCGCCTCACCAGCCTGGGAGTGATTGGTGCCCTGGTCAAAACCGATGAGCAGGAGGTGATCACGTTCCTACTGACCACGGAGATTGTGCCCCTTTGCCTCAGTATCATGGACAGCGGCTCGGAGTTGAGCAAGACCGTGGCCACGTTCATCATCCAGAAAATATTGCTGGACGAATCGGGCCTGTCGTACATCTGCCAGACCTACGAACGCTTCTCCCATGTGGCCATCACCCTG GGCAAAATGGTCATCCAACTGTCAAAGGATCCGTGCGCCCGGCTGCTGAAGCATGTTGTCCGCTGCTATCTACGCCTCTCGGATAACACTCG CGCCCGCAAAGCTCTGGGCCAGTGTCTGCCCGATCAGCTGCGTGATGGCACCTTTGCCCTGTGCCTGCAGGACGACAAGTCCACCAAGCAATGGCTGCAGATGCTTCTCAAGAATCTGGAGTTGGGCGCCACACCGCAGCAGATTGGCATGTCACCGCTAGGCTCCTAA